A window of the Candidatus Woesearchaeota archaeon genome harbors these coding sequences:
- a CDS encoding AAA family ATPase: MPNGNKFFVDISSELEDLKAGDSVLVEQKNLTIVDKVRSTRRFNVEQFVIMEKPNVKWSDIGGLKREAEEIREVVELPLKSPELFTKVGIEPPKGILLHGPPGTGKTLLAKAVASSTNSTFIEVVGSELVQKFIGEGAKLVKEIFELAREKAPAIVFIDELDSLAASRIELGTSGEREVQRTFMQFLAEIDGFKPLADVKIIGCTNRKDILDPAVLRPGRLDRLIEVGNPDIEGVEQILRIHTKNMKVEKGFRYKEMAKLLEGMSGAEIKAVCTESGYAAIREKRTIVTKLDFAYAKEKVLRNEETEGDEYLRMFS; encoded by the coding sequence ATGCCAAACGGTAATAAATTCTTTGTTGATATTTCTAGCGAGCTTGAAGACTTAAAGGCGGGGGATTCTGTTTTAGTTGAGCAAAAAAATCTCACTATTGTTGATAAGGTTCGTTCTACGAGACGTTTTAATGTTGAGCAATTTGTTATTATGGAAAAGCCAAATGTCAAATGGTCTGATATTGGCGGTTTAAAGCGCGAAGCTGAAGAAATTCGCGAGGTTGTCGAATTACCATTAAAAAGTCCAGAACTCTTTACAAAAGTGGGTATTGAACCGCCAAAAGGTATTTTACTTCATGGTCCTCCAGGTACTGGAAAAACGCTTCTTGCTAAAGCTGTTGCCTCAAGTACGAACTCAACGTTTATTGAAGTTGTTGGTAGTGAGTTGGTGCAGAAATTTATTGGTGAAGGTGCAAAATTAGTTAAAGAAATTTTTGAGCTTGCTCGAGAAAAGGCTCCTGCAATAGTATTTATTGATGAATTAGATTCCTTAGCTGCAAGTAGAATTGAGTTAGGAACAAGTGGTGAGCGTGAGGTACAACGAACGTTCATGCAGTTTCTTGCAGAAATTGATGGTTTTAAACCGCTTGCTGATGTAAAAATTATTGGTTGCACGAACAGAAAAGATATTTTAGATCCTGCAGTACTTCGTCCTGGTCGTCTTGATAGGTTAATTGAAGTAGGTAATCCTGATATCGAAGGTGTTGAGCAAATTCTTCGTATTCATACTAAAAATATGAAAGTAGAAAAAGGTTTTCGTTATAAAGAGATGGCTAAACTGCTTGAAGGTATGAGTGGTGCTGAAATTAAAGCTGTTTGTACTGAATCGGGTTATGCTGCAATTCGTGAAAAGCGAACAATTGTTACAAAATTGGATTTTGCGTATGCAAAAGAAAAAGTTCTTCGTAATGAAGAAACTGAAGGCGATGAGTATTTGCGTATGTTTAGTTAG